tatataaatatatttttatgcatcagTTCTTCTTTAATCTAATAATCGGACACGAAATCTTGGGGATATTTGAGAGAATAACTTcgatcaaactttatttttaaaaaatagcaaTCTCCAAGTGTATTCGAGTCTTTTCAAATACACATAAaagtcatttaaaaaaaatttgatcaaaGATATTTTGCTAATTACCGCGAAATATTGTAACTCTAggtttctttcttcttctttttttttaaaaaaaatttaaaaaaaacgtcATTCTTTGCTATGTTGATAAAATCGGTGAAACTTTTAACATGTGTTAAAATGGTATGTTCACCAACCGAAACAACCTTGGAATCTCCAAGGAAAAGTAACATAAAGCAAGAATCTTCCAAACGTCTGTCACAGTTTCTTGTGCATCGGTCTTATCTATACTTACAATACAAACAAGTGAAATTAAATATCGATGAAAACTAATCCCTTTGTTTTCTTTAAACTTTGCCTTAAATATATCTCCAATCATCCTTTATTTACACAGAATCCAACACAAAAAGATTTTATTAACTAACGACCCAATCCAATCCAACCCAACCATGTTTCCGGTTTTCAGTTATTACAACAATCATCGTACTTGGACCtgctttgttttcttcttccttTTATCTCTCCCTCTTTTTCCCGCCATGTTTTTGCCTGATTCAATACCCGAACTGAACGCCGATGGGTTGACAAACAGCTCGTGGCATGGTTTCATGAAATTCCTCGATGCCGGAAAAGGCAGCCGGTTCGACGGTATGGCGGAGCTTAAGCGTTATTTTGGCCGCTTTGGGTACATGCCTTTTTCGTCTCCGGACGTTAATTTCACTGATTTTTTCGATGAGGAGTTTGAATCGGCTTTGGTTTCGTATCAGAAAAATCTGGGTTTATCGGAGACGGGGAGGTTGGATTATGATACGATGAGAGTGATCATCTCGCCGAGGTGTGGCGTTAGCGATGTGTCTCCCGCCGCCGGCGGAAGGTTCAAGACTACGAGGCACTTTGCTTACTTTTATGGCAAACCGAGGTGGGCTCGACCATCTCCGATGACGTTAACCTACGCTTTCTCTCCCGCGCACATGATCGACTACGTGAATTCGACGGACGTGAAGTCGGCTTTCAGGAGCGCTTTTTCGAGGTGGTCCGCCGTGATTCCGGTGAATTTCACGGAGGCGAGGAGCTACTCGTCGGCTGACATAAAGATTGGTTGGTACAGCGGCGACCATGGCGACGGGGAGGCGTTCGATGGGGTCTTGGGGGTTTTGGCTCATGCTTTCTCGCCGGAGAACGGGAGGTTTCATCTCGACGCGGCGGAGAGGTGGGCTGTGGAATTCACGGCCGAGAAATCGAAGGTGGCTGTGGACCTGGAATCGGTGGCGACCCATGAGATCGGACATGTGCTGGGGTTGGCTCACTCCACCGTGAAGGAAGCGATTATGTACCCAAGTTTGAGCCCGAGGAAAAAGAAAGCGGAGCTCCGAGAAGAT
This genomic window from Primulina huaijiensis isolate GDHJ02 chromosome 7, ASM1229523v2, whole genome shotgun sequence contains:
- the LOC140981147 gene encoding metalloendoproteinase 1-MMP encodes the protein MFPVFSYYNNHRTWTCFVFFFLLSLPLFPAMFLPDSIPELNADGLTNSSWHGFMKFLDAGKGSRFDGMAELKRYFGRFGYMPFSSPDVNFTDFFDEEFESALVSYQKNLGLSETGRLDYDTMRVIISPRCGVSDVSPAAGGRFKTTRHFAYFYGKPRWARPSPMTLTYAFSPAHMIDYVNSTDVKSAFRSAFSRWSAVIPVNFTEARSYSSADIKIGWYSGDHGDGEAFDGVLGVLAHAFSPENGRFHLDAAERWAVEFTAEKSKVAVDLESVATHEIGHVLGLAHSTVKEAIMYPSLSPRKKKAELREDDVAGIQALYGSNPNYRYDSKLESDISSSWGIGSDIRKRMLKISGVIVGVVSLLSLGL